A window of Mucilaginibacter sp. PAMC 26640 contains these coding sequences:
- a CDS encoding TetR family transcriptional regulator, with protein sequence MEADKIKDSIKRAAQDLFRKFGYHKTSVNEIAKRAKIAKATIYKYFESKEAILHVLLMDYIKASVDELVNTKLPEMDEEAYLNSLIMKTCRLSYTVCNEFIGWDFIRESANSQDFLKNLSNELEDLLVMSFTQLAGIRKHETYPQRLRFLIKCSKSIVFSFAFTSVSDSDVRKNFVSFQKEILPYLVKAAILV encoded by the coding sequence ATGGAGGCCGACAAAATTAAAGATAGTATCAAGCGTGCAGCGCAGGATTTGTTTCGCAAGTTCGGTTACCATAAAACAAGTGTAAACGAAATTGCTAAGCGGGCCAAGATTGCAAAGGCTACTATTTACAAATATTTTGAGAGCAAAGAAGCCATTTTGCACGTACTGCTGATGGATTACATTAAGGCAAGCGTGGACGAATTGGTTAACACGAAGTTGCCGGAGATGGATGAAGAGGCCTATCTCAATAGCCTCATCATGAAAACCTGCCGCTTATCCTACACGGTTTGCAATGAATTTATCGGCTGGGATTTTATCCGCGAAAGTGCCAACTCGCAGGATTTCCTCAAGAACCTATCCAACGAATTGGAAGATCTGCTGGTAATGAGTTTCACCCAACTGGCCGGCATCCGCAAGCACGAAACCTATCCCCAACGCCTTCGCTTTTTAATTAAATGCAGTAAGAGCATTGTATTCAGCTTCGCGTTTACTTCTGTAAGCGATAGCGATGTTCGAAAAAACTTCGTATCCTTTCAAAAAGAGATTCTGCCTTATTTGGTGAAGGCGGCGATATTGGTGTAA